In Alteribacter lacisalsi, a genomic segment contains:
- a CDS encoding YpjP family protein, with the protein MKLWFKKLSIIMITFITMGAFIPPTYLDANADTGEAFPPDDDDLNGLDEGGLSDDDENIDLDENLTDIESLDDVIDRITEEAREHTLRKLGPKISRQIENEVMSAIMPNMEDVLNTIIEEAGDDQRYTGFTVSEEPSAGYGERIFNIYDSEAEEEVAKFHVRRDNRPRDGYWFNFHYHLSSDGFEEHHQLGEVYWDKNTPPKWMSK; encoded by the coding sequence ATGAAGCTTTGGTTTAAGAAACTGTCCATCATCATGATCACCTTTATTACAATGGGGGCCTTTATACCGCCTACATACCTGGATGCCAATGCGGATACAGGAGAAGCCTTTCCGCCTGACGATGATGATCTGAACGGCCTTGATGAGGGCGGGCTGTCAGATGATGATGAAAATATTGACCTTGATGAGAACTTAACGGATATAGAGTCCTTAGATGATGTGATCGACCGGATTACCGAGGAGGCGCGTGAGCATACCCTCCGAAAACTCGGACCGAAGATTTCCAGACAGATTGAAAATGAAGTCATGTCTGCAATCATGCCGAATATGGAAGATGTGCTGAATACGATTATTGAAGAGGCTGGCGATGATCAGCGCTATACAGGCTTTACTGTGTCTGAAGAACCTTCCGCCGGTTATGGGGAGCGGATTTTCAACATATATGACAGTGAGGCGGAAGAAGAAGTGGCCAAATTCCACGTTCGCCGGGACAACCGTCCCCGTGACGGCTACTGGTTTAACTTTCATTACCACCTTAGCAGTGACGGATTCGAGGAGCATCACCAGCTCGGAGAAGTGTATTGGGACAAAAACACACCGCCAAAATGGATGTCAAAATAG